One Setaria viridis chromosome 5, Setaria_viridis_v4.0, whole genome shotgun sequence genomic region harbors:
- the LOC140222920 gene encoding uncharacterized protein has protein sequence MPPDKSPGPDGFRCINGALLTLIPKKSDAQAPKDYRPSAFIKGRSILDNYKYVQRSAAILRKRKVPKLLLKLDISKASDTVAWQFELEVLQAWGFGSRWRDWISLLLSTGHGNYTCAAQRPGRAAD, from the exons ATGCCGCCGGACAAGTCGCCGGGGCCAGACG GTTTCCGGTGCATCAACGGGGCGCTCCTCACGCTGATTCCTAAAAAATCAGATGCTCAAGCACCGAAGGACTATCGCCCT AGCGCCTTCATCAAGGGGCGGTCCATTCTGGACAACTACAAGTATGTTCAGAGATCAGCGGCCATCCTCCGGAAGCGGAAAGTGCCCAAGttgttgctaaaacttgatatTTCGAAGGCCTCTGACACGGTGGCGTGGCAGTTCGAGCTGGAGGTCCTGCAGGCATGGGGTTTTGGATCGAGATGGCGCGATTGGATTTCTCTATTGCTGTCCACGGGCCACGGCAACTACACGTGTGCTGCTCAACGGCCAGGCAGGGCTGCCGATTGA
- the LOC117857483 gene encoding uncharacterized protein: MAHYQEVDYCSEEVRSVASPAGFGRHGGVQQHVVREKFEEVDRVSRTGSHGRHHGHHGHHGHHGHGHGSGNFVMRETTVEEDFNTCTGEFHERKESYVVRSD, encoded by the coding sequence ATGGCTCACTACCAGGAGGTTGACTACTGCTCGGAGGAGGTGAGGTCGGTGGCGAGCCCGGCCGGCTTCGGCCGCCACGGCGGCGTCCAGCAGCACGTCGTCAGGGAGAAGTTCGAGGAGGTCGACAGGGTCTCCCGCACCGGcagccacggccgccaccacggccaccacggccaccacggccaccacggccacggccacggctcCGGCAACTTCGTGATGCGCGAGACCACGGTGGAGGAGGACTTCAACACCTGCACCGGCGAGTTCCACGAGCGCAAGGAGAGCTACGTCGTCAGGTCCGACTGA